A DNA window from Anaerocolumna sp. AGMB13020 contains the following coding sequences:
- a CDS encoding VOC family protein yields MYRSMMQVFVKRSAQALEFYQNVFDAVLICSYYNEDGTLMHSELDVFGQVIAVSELEKENTVSGNTMMFCLHFGEGKESIVQKIYDSIKDGANIINPLSKCDYSPLMADLIDKFGVRWCIFV; encoded by the coding sequence ATGTACAGGTCTATGATGCAGGTTTTTGTTAAAAGAAGTGCTCAAGCTCTTGAGTTTTATCAGAACGTATTTGATGCTGTGTTGATATGCAGTTATTATAATGAAGACGGAACATTAATGCACTCTGAGCTTGATGTTTTTGGTCAAGTTATAGCAGTGAGTGAATTAGAGAAAGAAAATACCGTTTCAGGCAATACAATGATGTTCTGTTTGCACTTTGGAGAAGGAAAGGAATCCATTGTTCAAAAAATTTATGATTCTATAAAAGACGGAGCAAATATTATCAATCCATTGAGCAAATGTGATTATAGTCCGCTTATGGCAGATCTAATTGATAAATTTGGAGTTCGCTGGTGTATTTTTGTATAA